One genomic segment of Gossypium arboreum isolate Shixiya-1 chromosome 3, ASM2569848v2, whole genome shotgun sequence includes these proteins:
- the LOC108479877 gene encoding homeobox-leucine zipper protein HDG2-like isoform X2 yields MPAGVMIPARNMPSMITGNGSVSGYGTSSGLTLGQPNNMMEGQLHPLEMTQNASESEIARMRDEEFDSTNKSGSENHELGGSGDDQDPRPNKKKRYHRHTQHQIQEMEAFFKECPHPDDKQRKELGRELGLEPLQVKFWFQNKRTQMKTQHERHENTQLRTENEKLRADNMRYREALSTASCPNCGGPTAVGQMSFDEHHLRLENSRLREEIDRISAIAAKYVGKPVVNFPLLSSPALPRPFDFGSQPVTEEMYGVGDLLRSISAPSEADKPMIIELAVAAMEELVRMVQMGEPLWMTSLDGTTCMLNEEEYIRTFPSGIGPKPTGFKCEASKETTVVIMNHINLVEILMDVNQWSTVFSGIISKASTLDVLSTGVAGNYNGALQVMTAEFQVLSPLVPTRESYYVRYCKQHAEGTWAVVDVSLDTIRPSPTVRCRRRPSGCLIQEMPNGYSKVTWVEHVEVDDGGVHNLYKQLVSSGHAFGARRWVSTLDRQCERLASLMASNIPTGDVGVITNQDGRKSMLKLAERMVISFCGGVSASTAHTWTTLSGTGADDVRVMTRKSVDDPGRPPGIVLSAATSFWLPVSPKRVFDFLRDEHSRSEWDILSNGGAVQEMAHIANGRDPGNCVSLLRVNSANSSQSNMLILQESCTDPTASFVIYAPVDIVAMNVVLNGGDPDYVALLPSGFAILPDGMTVTDVGMADSGGSSGSLLTVAFQILVDSVPTAKLSLGSVATVNNLIACTVERIKASLSCDNA; encoded by the exons ACCGGAAACGGGAGCGTTAGTGGATATGGAACATCCTCAGGACTTACACTTGGTCAG CCTAACAACATGATGGAAGGTCAACTCCACCCTCTTGAGATGACCCAAAACGCTTCTGAAAGTGAAATTGCTCGAATGAGAGACGAAGAATTCGACAGTACAAACAAATCTGGTAGCGAAAATCATGAATTAGGTGGCTCTGGAGACGATCAAGATCCTCGTCCCAACAAAAAGAAGCGTTATCATCGCCATACCCAGCATCAGATCCAAGAAATGGAGGC atttttcaaAGAGTGTCCACACCCAGATGACAAGCAAAGGAAGGAGCTTGGGCGTGAGTTAGGGTTAGAACCGTTGCAAGTCAAATTCTGGTTCCAAAATAAGCGCACACAAATGAAG ACTCAGCATGAGCGTCACGAAAACACACAGCTGCGAACTGAGAACGAGAAGCTAAGGGCTGACAACATGCGATATAGGGAAGCTTTGAGCACTGCTTCATGCCCAAATTGTGGAGGTCCAACTGCTGTTGGACAAATGTCATTTGATGAACATCATCTCAGACTTGAGAATTCTCGATTAAGGGAAGAG ATTGATCGTATATCAGCAATAGCTGCAAAGTACGTGGGCAAGCCAGTGGTGAACTTTCCTCTACTTTCATCTCCTGCGCTTCCTCGACCATTTGATTTCGGTTCACAACCTGTCACCGAGGAGATGTATGGTGTTGGGGATCTTCTCAGGTCTATTAGTGCACCTTCCGAGGCCGATAAGCCAATGATTATTGAGCTTGCGGTGGCAGCTATGGAGGAACTGGTTAGAATGGTTCAGATGGGGGAACCTTTATGGATGACCAGTCTTGATGGTACCACCTGTATGCTGAATGAAGAAGAGTATATTAGGACTTTTCCTAGCGGAATTGGGCCAAAACCTACTGGCTTTAAATGCGAAGCTTCAAAAGAAACTACTGTTGTTATCATGAACCACATTAACCTTGTTGAGATTCTCATGGATGTG AACCAGTGGTCAACTGTGTTTTCGGGAATAATTTCGAAGGCTTCAACTTTGGATGTTCTCTCAACAGGAGTAGCAGGGAATTATAATGGAGCCCTTCAAGTG ATGACAGCTGAATTTCAAGTTCTTTCACCTCTTGTTCCCACTCGTGAGAGTTATTATGTAAGATACTGCAAACAGCATGCAGAGGGAACTTGGGCTGTAGTTGATGTTTCTTTGGATACTATACGCCCCAGTCCCACTGTGAGATGCAGAAGAAGACCATCTGGTTGCCTAATTCAAGAAATGCCCAATGGCTACTCGAAG GTTACATGGGTTGAGCATGTAGAAGTGGACGATGGAGGTGTTCACAATCTGTACAAGCAACTGGTAAGCTCCGGCCATGCTTTCGGAGCAAGACGATGGGTTTCTACTTTAGATCGACAGTGTGAGAGGCTTGCAAGTTTAATGGCTTCTAACATTCCCACCGGCGATGTTGGGg TGATAACAAACCAAGATGGGAGAAAGAGTATGCTGAAGCTAGCTGAGCGAATGGTAATCAGTTTCTGTGGAGGAGTTAGTGCCTCTACAGCACACACGTGGACGACATTATCGGGAACTGGGGCTGATGATGTAAGGGTGATGACCCGAAAGAGTGTAGATGATCCAGGTAGACCTCCAGGGATTGTGCTTAGTGCTGCAACGTCGTTTTGGCTCCCCGTTTCACCTAAGAGGGTTTTTGATTTCCTCAGAGATGAGCATTCTCGAAGTGAG TGGGATATTCTGTCTAATGGCGGAGCTGTACAAGAAATGGCACACATTGCTAATGGTCGGGATCCAGGCAATTGTGTTTCACTACTTAGAGTAAAT AGTGCCAATTCAAGCCAGAGCAACATGCTGATTTTACAAGAGAGTTGCACTGATCCAACAGCCTCTTTTGTGATCTATGCTCCTGTTGATATTGTTGCGATGAATGTTGTCCTAAATGGAGGGGATCCGGACTATGTTGCTCTTCTTCCCTCGGGTTTCGCAATACTGCCTGATGGAATGACTGTGACTGACGTAGGAATGGCTGATTCCGGCGGGTCTAGTGGATCTCTTCTAACTGTTGCATTTCAGATTTTGGTCGATTCTGTGCCGACGGCAAAACTTTCTCTAGGATCCGTTGCAACAGTAAACAATTTGATTGCATGCACCGTTGAAAGGATAAAGGCATCTCTGTCATGCGATAATGCATGA
- the LOC108479877 gene encoding homeobox-leucine zipper protein HDG2-like isoform X1 has protein sequence MPAGVMIPARNMPSMITGNGSVSGYGTSSGLTLGQQPNNMMEGQLHPLEMTQNASESEIARMRDEEFDSTNKSGSENHELGGSGDDQDPRPNKKKRYHRHTQHQIQEMEAFFKECPHPDDKQRKELGRELGLEPLQVKFWFQNKRTQMKTQHERHENTQLRTENEKLRADNMRYREALSTASCPNCGGPTAVGQMSFDEHHLRLENSRLREEIDRISAIAAKYVGKPVVNFPLLSSPALPRPFDFGSQPVTEEMYGVGDLLRSISAPSEADKPMIIELAVAAMEELVRMVQMGEPLWMTSLDGTTCMLNEEEYIRTFPSGIGPKPTGFKCEASKETTVVIMNHINLVEILMDVNQWSTVFSGIISKASTLDVLSTGVAGNYNGALQVMTAEFQVLSPLVPTRESYYVRYCKQHAEGTWAVVDVSLDTIRPSPTVRCRRRPSGCLIQEMPNGYSKVTWVEHVEVDDGGVHNLYKQLVSSGHAFGARRWVSTLDRQCERLASLMASNIPTGDVGVITNQDGRKSMLKLAERMVISFCGGVSASTAHTWTTLSGTGADDVRVMTRKSVDDPGRPPGIVLSAATSFWLPVSPKRVFDFLRDEHSRSEWDILSNGGAVQEMAHIANGRDPGNCVSLLRVNSANSSQSNMLILQESCTDPTASFVIYAPVDIVAMNVVLNGGDPDYVALLPSGFAILPDGMTVTDVGMADSGGSSGSLLTVAFQILVDSVPTAKLSLGSVATVNNLIACTVERIKASLSCDNA, from the exons ACCGGAAACGGGAGCGTTAGTGGATATGGAACATCCTCAGGACTTACACTTGGTCAG CAGCCTAACAACATGATGGAAGGTCAACTCCACCCTCTTGAGATGACCCAAAACGCTTCTGAAAGTGAAATTGCTCGAATGAGAGACGAAGAATTCGACAGTACAAACAAATCTGGTAGCGAAAATCATGAATTAGGTGGCTCTGGAGACGATCAAGATCCTCGTCCCAACAAAAAGAAGCGTTATCATCGCCATACCCAGCATCAGATCCAAGAAATGGAGGC atttttcaaAGAGTGTCCACACCCAGATGACAAGCAAAGGAAGGAGCTTGGGCGTGAGTTAGGGTTAGAACCGTTGCAAGTCAAATTCTGGTTCCAAAATAAGCGCACACAAATGAAG ACTCAGCATGAGCGTCACGAAAACACACAGCTGCGAACTGAGAACGAGAAGCTAAGGGCTGACAACATGCGATATAGGGAAGCTTTGAGCACTGCTTCATGCCCAAATTGTGGAGGTCCAACTGCTGTTGGACAAATGTCATTTGATGAACATCATCTCAGACTTGAGAATTCTCGATTAAGGGAAGAG ATTGATCGTATATCAGCAATAGCTGCAAAGTACGTGGGCAAGCCAGTGGTGAACTTTCCTCTACTTTCATCTCCTGCGCTTCCTCGACCATTTGATTTCGGTTCACAACCTGTCACCGAGGAGATGTATGGTGTTGGGGATCTTCTCAGGTCTATTAGTGCACCTTCCGAGGCCGATAAGCCAATGATTATTGAGCTTGCGGTGGCAGCTATGGAGGAACTGGTTAGAATGGTTCAGATGGGGGAACCTTTATGGATGACCAGTCTTGATGGTACCACCTGTATGCTGAATGAAGAAGAGTATATTAGGACTTTTCCTAGCGGAATTGGGCCAAAACCTACTGGCTTTAAATGCGAAGCTTCAAAAGAAACTACTGTTGTTATCATGAACCACATTAACCTTGTTGAGATTCTCATGGATGTG AACCAGTGGTCAACTGTGTTTTCGGGAATAATTTCGAAGGCTTCAACTTTGGATGTTCTCTCAACAGGAGTAGCAGGGAATTATAATGGAGCCCTTCAAGTG ATGACAGCTGAATTTCAAGTTCTTTCACCTCTTGTTCCCACTCGTGAGAGTTATTATGTAAGATACTGCAAACAGCATGCAGAGGGAACTTGGGCTGTAGTTGATGTTTCTTTGGATACTATACGCCCCAGTCCCACTGTGAGATGCAGAAGAAGACCATCTGGTTGCCTAATTCAAGAAATGCCCAATGGCTACTCGAAG GTTACATGGGTTGAGCATGTAGAAGTGGACGATGGAGGTGTTCACAATCTGTACAAGCAACTGGTAAGCTCCGGCCATGCTTTCGGAGCAAGACGATGGGTTTCTACTTTAGATCGACAGTGTGAGAGGCTTGCAAGTTTAATGGCTTCTAACATTCCCACCGGCGATGTTGGGg TGATAACAAACCAAGATGGGAGAAAGAGTATGCTGAAGCTAGCTGAGCGAATGGTAATCAGTTTCTGTGGAGGAGTTAGTGCCTCTACAGCACACACGTGGACGACATTATCGGGAACTGGGGCTGATGATGTAAGGGTGATGACCCGAAAGAGTGTAGATGATCCAGGTAGACCTCCAGGGATTGTGCTTAGTGCTGCAACGTCGTTTTGGCTCCCCGTTTCACCTAAGAGGGTTTTTGATTTCCTCAGAGATGAGCATTCTCGAAGTGAG TGGGATATTCTGTCTAATGGCGGAGCTGTACAAGAAATGGCACACATTGCTAATGGTCGGGATCCAGGCAATTGTGTTTCACTACTTAGAGTAAAT AGTGCCAATTCAAGCCAGAGCAACATGCTGATTTTACAAGAGAGTTGCACTGATCCAACAGCCTCTTTTGTGATCTATGCTCCTGTTGATATTGTTGCGATGAATGTTGTCCTAAATGGAGGGGATCCGGACTATGTTGCTCTTCTTCCCTCGGGTTTCGCAATACTGCCTGATGGAATGACTGTGACTGACGTAGGAATGGCTGATTCCGGCGGGTCTAGTGGATCTCTTCTAACTGTTGCATTTCAGATTTTGGTCGATTCTGTGCCGACGGCAAAACTTTCTCTAGGATCCGTTGCAACAGTAAACAATTTGATTGCATGCACCGTTGAAAGGATAAAGGCATCTCTGTCATGCGATAATGCATGA